The following coding sequences are from one Plasmodium coatneyi strain Hackeri chromosome 11, complete sequence window:
- a CDS encoding Phosphotransferase yields the protein MSYYNLEKDETVYYKLDTIKCDIPINDELQVRINKHVNQLRITYSTLEEFVDNFVYELKKGLEAHRRHPNLWIPHECSFKMLDSCIKDIPTGQEKGTYYAIDFGGTNFRAVRASLDGNGKIKRDQETYSLKFTGTFSHEKGLLDKHATASQLFDHFAERIKYIMGEFKDLDTREGKNVGFTFSFPCTSPSINCSILIDWTKGFETGRATNDPVEGRDVCKLMNDAFVRSEVPAKVCCVVNDAVGTLMSCAYQKGKTTPPCYIGIILGTGSNGCYYEPEWKKYKYAGKIINIELGNFDKDLPLTPIDLVMDWYSANRSRQLFEKMISGAYLGEIVRRFMVNVLQSASSEKMWKSDSFNSESGSVVLNDTSPNFEESRKVAKAAWDMDFTDEQIYALRKICESVYNRSAALAAAAIAAIAKRIKIIEHSKFSCGVDGSLFVKNAWYCKRLQEHLKVILADKAENLIIIPADDGSGKGAAITAAVVSQSSSIKRLP from the coding sequence ATGAGTTACTACAACTTAGAAAAGGACGAGACCGTGTACTACAAATTAGACACTATCAAATGTGACATCCCAATTAACGATGAATTACAAGTCAGGATAAATAAACATGTCAACCAGTTGCGAATTACCTATTCCACATTGGAAGAATTTGTGGATAATTTCGTGTACGAATTAAAGAAGGGATTAGAAGCCCATCGTAGACATCCAAATTTATGGATCCCCCACGAGTGCTCCTTTAAAATGCTGGACTCCTGCATTAAGGACATTCCTACCGGTCAGGAAAAAGGAACCTACTATGCAATCGACTTTggaggaacaaattttaGAGCTGTAAGGGCATCCCTAGATGGAAatggcaaaataaaaagagacCAAGAAACGTACAGTTTAAAATTTACAGGAACATTTTCACATGAAAAGGGTTTATTAGACAAACATGCAACTGCTTCGCAACTATTTGATCACTTCGCCGAGAGGATCAAATACATTATGGGGGAGTTCAAAGATTTAGATACccgtgaaggaaagaatgtaggtttcacattttcatttccatGTACCTCTCCATCCATTAATTGTTCCATCCTGATCGATTGGACAAAGGGCTTCGAAACAGGCAGAGCTACCAATGATCCTGTGGAAGGTCGTGATGTGTGCAAGCTAATGAATGACGCTTTTGTAAGATCAGAAGTACCAGCAAAGGTCTGTTGCGTAGTTAATGATGCCGTTGGCACACTTATGTCTTGTGCttatcaaaaaggaaaaacaactcCCCCATGCTACATTGGGATAATTTTAGGAACCGGATCCAATGGATGCTATTACGAACCTGAGtggaaaaagtacaaatacgctggaaaaattattaacataGAATTAGGAAATTTTGATAAGGATTTGCCCTTAACCCCTATCGACCTCGTCATGGATTGGTACTCAGCCAATAGGAGTAGGCAGCTTTTTGAGAAAATGATTTCGGGGGCCTACTTAGGAGAAATTGTCAGGAGGTTTATGGTTAATGTTTTACAAAGTGCATCATCTgagaaaatgtggaaaagcGACAGCTTCAACTCTGAGTCAGGTAGTGTCGTACTAAATGATACTTCCCCAAATTTTGAGGAAAGCAGAAAAGTAGCCAAGGCTGCATGGGACATGGATTTCACCGATGAACAGATATATGCCTTACGTAAAATTTGCGAATCTGTTTATAATCGATCTGCTGCTCTAGCTGCTGCTGCAATAGCTGCTATAGccaaaagaattaaaatcaTCGAACATTCGAAATTTTCTTGTGGTGTAGATGGCTCTCTCTTTGTCAAAAATGCATGGTACTGCAAAAGGTTACAGGAGCATTTGAAGGTTATCCTGGCTGACAAGGCGGAAAATTTAATCATTATTCCGGCTGATGATGGATCGGGAAAAGGCGCAGCAATTACGGCCGCTGTCGTTTCGCAGTCCAGCAGCATTAAGCGCTTGCCCTGA
- a CDS encoding Ribonuclease — protein MEPLIIDNLYKFGDEEVRLGIDEAGRGPVLGPMVYAGFYCNKEHEKLLKEMKIDDSKKISEADREVMFHKLNNSTLPFGWRIHVLMPQDISAKMLKKQKYNLNEISHDTAISIINHVISRGCNLTEVFVDTVGKANVYEEKLKKIFPHIKCTVREKADSLYPVVSAASICAKVTRDFLIKKWKYEEPLINIDKGFGSGYPGDPITKNFLKNNFDSVFGFPSIVRFSWSTADNMLETMGDQIEWYDDIENNDSKAIKRKTPFDYSKLQKPFVQRSVFYSKVGLDLVENL, from the coding sequence ATGGAACCCCTCATCATTGACAATTTGTACAAATTTGGGGACGAGGAGGTGCGGCTAGGAATTGACGAAGCTGGAAGGGGGCCCGTACTAGGACCCATGGTATACGCAGGATTCTACTGTAACAAGGAACATGAAAAATTActaaaagaaatgaaaattgACGactcgaaaaaaataagcgaAGCGGACAGAGAAGTGATGTTCCACAAGCTGAACAATTCAACTTTGCCATTTGGATGGAGAATACATGTGCTCATGCCACAAGACATAAGTGCCAAAATGttgaaaaagcaaaaatataatttaaacGAAATTTCTCATGATACGGCAATTTCCATCATTAACCATGTTATAAGTCGAGGATGTAATTTGACTGAAGTTTTTGTAGACACCGTTGGGAAAGCTAATGtgtatgaagaaaaattgaaaaaaatatttccacatATAAAATGCACCGTTAGGGAGAAGGCCGACTCTTTATACCCAGTCGTTAGTGCTGCATCTATATGTGCCAAAGTGACACGTGATTttctcataaaaaaatggaaatatgaGGAACCGCTAATTAATATTGATAAAGGGTTCGGGTCTGGATACCCTGGAGATCCAATAAcaaagaattttttaaaaaataatttcgaCTCCGTTTTTGGCTTCCCAAGTATTGTCCGTTTTAGTTGGTCCACCGCTGACAACATGTTGGAGACTATGGGTGATCAAATCGAGTGGTACGATGACATCGAAAATAATGACTCCAAAGCGATAAAGAGGAAAACGCCTTTTGATTACAGCAAACTGCAGAAACCATTCGTGCAGCGATCTGTCTTTTATTCCAAGGTCGGCTTAGACCTGGTGGAGAATTTGTGA